Proteins found in one Triticum aestivum cultivar Chinese Spring chromosome 4D, IWGSC CS RefSeq v2.1, whole genome shotgun sequence genomic segment:
- the LOC123095888 gene encoding uncharacterized protein isoform X3, whose translation MDVMGYLNKSIAKLQMGLAVWRNKPELFESADMHEAGKEKGFSTMKTWMPQGRPARNVLQTGKVLLNSEKHHRRQQCQRHRLLGMQKTSLPNRLRNASSIPDATTARSTIGVSSVSVTASSACRRRHSQIVSVMHPEPASRRC comes from the exons ATGGACGTGATGGG ATATTTAAACAAGTCAATTGCCAAGCTACAAATGGGGCTGGCAGTGTGGCGCAACAAGCCTGAGCTTTTTGAGAGTGCAGATATGCATGAGGCAGGAAAGGAAAAAGGCTTCAGTACAATGAAGACCTGGATGCCTCAAG GGAGGCCTGCGAGGAATGTGCTCCAGACCGGCAAGGTGCTGCTCAACAGCGAGAAGCACCACCGGCGTCAGCAGTGTCAGCGTCACCGCCTCCTCGGCATGCAAAAGACGTCACTCCCAAATCGTCTCCGTAATGCATCCAGTATACCGGATGCTACTACAGCGAGAAGCACCATCGGCGTCAGCAGTGTCAGCGTCACCGCCTCCTCGGCATGCAGAAGACGTCACTCCCAAATCGTCTCCGTAATGCATCCAG AGCCCGCTTCTCGAAGGTGCTAA
- the LOC123095888 gene encoding uncharacterized protein isoform X1, with protein sequence MDVMGYLNKSIAKLQMGLAVWRNKPELFESADMHEAGKEKGFSTMKTWMPQGRPARNVLQTGKVLLNSEKHHRRQQCQRHRLLGMQKTSLPNRLRNASSIPDATTARSTIGVSSVSVTASSACRRRHSQIVSVMHPVSLSVLRIEMFLGTMKNVNGGTTFYFILCCLYYIVVATRIYLDTEPP encoded by the exons ATGGACGTGATGGG ATATTTAAACAAGTCAATTGCCAAGCTACAAATGGGGCTGGCAGTGTGGCGCAACAAGCCTGAGCTTTTTGAGAGTGCAGATATGCATGAGGCAGGAAAGGAAAAAGGCTTCAGTACAATGAAGACCTGGATGCCTCAAG GGAGGCCTGCGAGGAATGTGCTCCAGACCGGCAAGGTGCTGCTCAACAGCGAGAAGCACCACCGGCGTCAGCAGTGTCAGCGTCACCGCCTCCTCGGCATGCAAAAGACGTCACTCCCAAATCGTCTCCGTAATGCATCCAGTATACCGGATGCTACTACAGCGAGAAGCACCATCGGCGTCAGCAGTGTCAGCGTCACCGCCTCCTCGGCATGCAGAAGACGTCACTCCCAAATCGTCTCCGTAATGCATCCAG TTTCCCTATCTGTTCTCAGGATAGAAATGTTCCTCGGCACCATGAAAAACGTCAACGGAGGAAcaaccttttattttattttatgttgcCTCTACTATATTGTTGTTGCCACAAGGATTTACCTGGACACGGAGCCACCATGA
- the LOC123095888 gene encoding uncharacterized protein isoform X2, whose product MDVMGYLNKSIAKLQMGLAVWRNKPELFESADMHEAGKEKGFSTMKTWMPQGRPARNVLQTGKVLLNSEKHHRRQQCQRHRLLGMQKTSLPNRLRNASSIPDATTARSTIGVSSVSVTASSACRRRHSQIVSVMHPVSHDPPVGSHSC is encoded by the exons ATGGACGTGATGGG ATATTTAAACAAGTCAATTGCCAAGCTACAAATGGGGCTGGCAGTGTGGCGCAACAAGCCTGAGCTTTTTGAGAGTGCAGATATGCATGAGGCAGGAAAGGAAAAAGGCTTCAGTACAATGAAGACCTGGATGCCTCAAG GGAGGCCTGCGAGGAATGTGCTCCAGACCGGCAAGGTGCTGCTCAACAGCGAGAAGCACCACCGGCGTCAGCAGTGTCAGCGTCACCGCCTCCTCGGCATGCAAAAGACGTCACTCCCAAATCGTCTCCGTAATGCATCCAGTATACCGGATGCTACTACAGCGAGAAGCACCATCGGCGTCAGCAGTGTCAGCGTCACCGCCTCCTCGGCATGCAGAAGACGTCACTCCCAAATCGTCTCCGTAATGCATCCAG tttCACATGACCCACCGGTTGGAAGCCATTcttgctag